A single Salmo trutta chromosome 14, fSalTru1.1, whole genome shotgun sequence DNA region contains:
- the LOC115207315 gene encoding leucine-rich repeat-containing protein 3, whose product MCLSGRTGCHGGDGLGLRRGLVKVLERGGLGTKLGKERRLERGRARERGQGTGTGLGQETRLGGDLGLGTSLAPSLHRDLGGWSFTLLVLLLLRPVFPQCPDSCHCVWESSMVLCTDAGLREFPQGLPPDTVTLHLERNYIRSLPESAFRELTHLRELYLSHNRIDTLSSGALRHLSSELRLLDLSHNQLRQASRDEFSSTRAKTRLYHNPWHCDCTLQELMETLNLEPETVNGIVCESSVRSAGEVSRWEDPGGAGEHAGQPLVKLLDSGVNFCNLQRKTTDVAMLVTMFVWFFMVIVYVVYYVRQNQAETRRHLEYLKSLPSPRKTPTETDTISTGL is encoded by the exons ATGTGCCTCAGCGGGAGGACTGGATGTCATGGAGGAGATGGATTGGGGCTGCGGAGAGGATTGGTTAAAGTGttggagagaggagggctgggcaCAAAGCTTGGGAAAGAGAGAAGACTGGAGAGAggaagggcgagagagagagggcagggaacCGGGACAGGGCTGGGGCAAGAGACAAGGCTTGGGGGAGACCTGGGTCTTGGGACAAGCCTGGCACCAAGCCTGCATCGAGACCTGGGAGGCTGGTCATTCACCCTGCTGGTCCTGCTCCTCCTACGCCCGGTGTTCCCCCAGTGCCCTGACAGCTGCCACTGTGTGTGGGAGAGCAGCATGGTGCTGTGTACGGACGCTGGGCTCCGTGAGTTCCCCCAGGGCCTTCCCCCGGACACCGTCACCCTCCACCTGGAGAGGAACTACATCCGCTCGCTCCCCGAGAGCGCCTTTAG GGAGCTGACCCACCTGAGGGAGCTTTACCTCTCCCACAACCGCATCGACACCCTCTCCTCCGGGGCCCTGCGCCACCTGAGCTCAGAGCTCCGTCTCCTGGATCTTTCACACAACCAGTTACGCCAGGCCAGCCGGGACGAGTTCAGTTCCACGCGGGCCAAGACACGCCTCTACCACAACCCGTGGCACTGTGACTGTACCCTGCAGGAGCTGATGGAGACGTTAAATCTAGAGCCGGAGACAGTCAATGGGATTGTGTGTGAGAGCTCGGTGAGGAGCGCCGGGGAGGTGAGTCGCTGGGAGGATCCAGGGGGTGCAGGGGAGCACGCCGGTCAACCGCTGGTTAAGTTGCTCGACTCTGGGGTGAACTTCTGTAATCTCCAGCGGAAGACCACGGATGTGGCTATGCTGGTGACCATGTTCGTGTGGTTCTTCATGGTCATTGTTTATGTGGTTTACTACGTGAGACAGAACCAAGCTGAGACCAGAAGACATCTGGAGTATCTGAAGAGTTTGCCCAGTCCGAGGAAAACACCCACTGAGACAGACACGATAAGCACTGGTCTCTGA